A window of the Calditrichia bacterium genome harbors these coding sequences:
- a CDS encoding FtsX-like permease family protein — MRQSITHFWRFHLALMFGVAVATAILSGAMIVGDSVSGSLRSLSLERIGNIDVALINNRFFDEQLADRIGTSVKAIGEQPLAPAILVTGNARNNQNQDIAANVNFVGADARFFSLFPKNEAQSPLDSLLRKAGSSRIISVVINQTLRQNLNVDIGDRIQIGLQQQSGIHRESLFGDKNTEQVIQSQRVRVVGIIPDEGIGRFGLNAMQTTQANAFISLADLQTILVQPGKVNAMFGGVENVSETKQLLDLALTEHLSLADYGLSISNISGTFVLQSDAFVVNANLDSLARNTAAKMRAKHMAVYTYLANEVRNDSRKIPYSTIAAIDVAESRYFGGLITQTDDTLQHIPENTIVLNEWAAADLDPQIGDSLALSYFITGNTASLDTGETRLKYYGEVKIAGLGVKPYLTPDFPGINDAPRIAEWRPPFPVDLSTVRTKDENYWEKYRALPKGFVSLETGERLWANRFGKLTALWLRPDIDATGNFEREFSKTLLKNIKPETENFVFQDIQKQLVTGSSAATDFNGLFIGFSLFLIISSALLIGLLFRLFVENRSREIGVRLAMGFTPAKIQKILVTETIWSAVGGGVVGCALGVGYAALMIYGLKTIWANATGTQLLSLHVTSLSFIVGFCGAILVAAIAIWRTLRKISHQSPVTLVSNGIFDRSAKTPRRQPQKATTVTIIIALSIIAGVFLGILADPRQQPIYFFITGVLMLAGGVYWLNMGLQIWHRKRRQSERAFSLIEVGIRNNLRRSGGSMLSVGLVASAVFLIVAVSANRKDYQQDTVEKKSGVGGFSLIAESSLPVFLSLQNNAGRFDLGFSDRESKLLQNSNIFSLRLLPGEDASCLNLYKPEKPRVLGVPANFVSRGGFSFQSSEIESENPWELLNQPLENGIIPAIGDANSVQWILHSGLGQDYQITTVSGKTITFRFVALLNTSIFQSEILIAEHSFQKLFPEIAGYQYFLLNPPIAKRDSVKLAIESALSDYGIDVVSTTKKLAEFQRVENTYLSVFQILGGFGLLLGTIGLGIVLVRNVLERRGEFAAMRAFGFRQKLLRKMLVTEILMQVICGMIIGVLAALVAIIPQLLARFDQVPWLNLGFTLISIMIIAAIVSIVAAIRALKIPLLPALRSEL, encoded by the coding sequence GGAACGTATTGGAAATATTGATGTTGCGTTAATCAATAATCGTTTTTTTGATGAACAATTGGCGGATAGAATCGGCACATCTGTAAAAGCAATTGGAGAACAACCTCTCGCACCGGCAATTTTGGTCACCGGAAATGCCCGTAATAATCAAAACCAAGACATCGCTGCGAATGTCAATTTTGTTGGTGCCGATGCGCGATTTTTCTCACTTTTCCCCAAAAATGAGGCTCAATCCCCACTCGATTCTTTATTGCGAAAAGCTGGTTCGAGCCGAATAATTTCTGTTGTGATTAACCAAACCCTCCGTCAAAATTTAAATGTGGATATTGGCGATCGGATTCAAATAGGTTTGCAGCAGCAAAGTGGCATTCACCGGGAATCGCTTTTTGGCGATAAAAATACCGAACAAGTCATCCAATCACAGCGCGTTCGTGTTGTCGGTATTATCCCCGATGAGGGGATCGGGCGTTTCGGATTGAATGCAATGCAAACAACACAGGCAAACGCTTTTATTTCGCTGGCAGATTTGCAAACTATTTTGGTGCAACCCGGCAAAGTGAATGCTATGTTTGGCGGTGTTGAGAATGTGTCTGAAACAAAACAATTACTTGATTTAGCGTTAACTGAACACCTTTCCCTTGCGGATTATGGCTTATCGATTTCCAACATTTCCGGCACTTTTGTGTTGCAAAGTGATGCTTTCGTTGTCAACGCAAACCTCGATTCACTTGCCAGAAATACAGCCGCAAAAATGCGCGCAAAACATATGGCGGTTTACACATATCTCGCAAACGAGGTTAGAAATGACAGTCGAAAAATTCCATATTCGACAATTGCCGCAATTGATGTTGCAGAATCCCGATATTTTGGCGGGCTAATCACCCAAACTGATGATACACTTCAACACATCCCCGAAAATACAATTGTTCTGAATGAATGGGCAGCTGCCGATCTCGATCCGCAAATCGGCGATTCACTGGCGTTGAGCTATTTTATTACCGGAAATACAGCCAGCCTGGATACAGGGGAAACACGACTGAAATATTACGGTGAAGTAAAAATTGCCGGATTGGGAGTAAAACCATATTTGACACCCGATTTCCCCGGGATAAACGATGCGCCAAGAATTGCAGAGTGGCGCCCGCCATTTCCGGTTGATCTGTCAACAGTTCGGACAAAAGACGAAAATTATTGGGAAAAATATCGTGCTTTACCCAAAGGCTTCGTTTCTTTAGAAACGGGCGAGCGACTATGGGCGAACCGTTTTGGCAAGCTTACGGCATTGTGGCTGCGGCCGGATATTGATGCAACAGGGAATTTCGAACGGGAATTCAGCAAAACATTGCTAAAAAATATCAAGCCGGAAACAGAAAATTTTGTTTTTCAAGATATTCAAAAACAACTGGTTACGGGTTCATCTGCGGCTACGGATTTTAACGGATTGTTCATTGGATTCAGCCTTTTTTTGATCATCTCCTCTGCATTGTTGATTGGATTGCTGTTTCGGTTGTTCGTTGAAAACCGCAGCCGGGAAATCGGTGTTAGGCTGGCGATGGGATTTACACCTGCCAAAATTCAAAAAATTTTGGTAACCGAAACCATATGGAGCGCTGTTGGCGGCGGTGTTGTGGGTTGCGCACTTGGCGTTGGTTACGCCGCACTTATGATTTATGGATTAAAAACCATTTGGGCAAACGCCACTGGAACACAACTATTGTCCCTGCATGTTACTTCGCTCAGTTTTATTGTTGGCTTTTGCGGCGCAATTTTGGTCGCTGCAATTGCTATTTGGCGAACGTTGCGGAAAATCAGCCATCAGTCACCGGTAACCCTTGTGAGCAACGGCATTTTTGATCGCAGTGCAAAAACGCCCCGGAGACAGCCTCAAAAAGCTACGACGGTCACCATTATTATCGCTCTTTCAATTATTGCCGGTGTATTTTTGGGGATTTTAGCGGACCCACGGCAACAGCCAATTTATTTTTTCATTACCGGCGTATTGATGCTTGCCGGTGGCGTTTACTGGCTGAATATGGGTTTGCAAATTTGGCATCGAAAACGTCGTCAATCAGAACGGGCATTTTCGCTTATTGAGGTAGGTATTCGAAATAATTTGCGGCGGTCTGGCGGGAGCATGTTGAGCGTGGGATTGGTCGCCAGCGCCGTGTTTTTGATCGTGGCGGTCAGCGCTAACCGCAAGGATTATCAACAAGATACGGTTGAAAAAAAATCCGGGGTGGGTGGTTTTTCGCTAATCGCTGAATCGTCGCTGCCTGTATTCCTTTCGCTGCAAAACAATGCCGGACGGTTCGATTTGGGATTCTCAGACCGCGAATCGAAATTGTTGCAAAACAGCAATATTTTTTCGTTACGTTTGCTTCCCGGTGAGGATGCCAGTTGCCTCAATTTGTATAAACCGGAAAAACCGAGAGTTTTGGGTGTTCCGGCAAATTTCGTGTCACGAGGCGGATTTTCGTTTCAATCGTCCGAAATTGAATCGGAAAACCCGTGGGAATTACTCAATCAACCGCTGGAAAACGGCATTATCCCGGCAATCGGCGATGCCAATTCGGTGCAATGGATTTTGCACTCCGGACTCGGACAGGATTATCAAATTACAACTGTTTCGGGCAAAACTATCACGTTTCGATTTGTCGCTTTGCTGAACACCAGTATTTTTCAAAGCGAAATTTTGATCGCAGAACATTCTTTTCAAAAGTTATTTCCCGAAATTGCCGGCTACCAATATTTTTTATTAAATCCCCCCATTGCAAAACGCGATTCTGTCAAACTTGCAATCGAATCTGCATTATCTGATTATGGCATTGATGTTGTTTCAACTACAAAAAAATTGGCGGAATTCCAACGAGTTGAAAATACCTATCTTTCGGTATTTCAAATATTAGGCGGTTTTGGGTTGCTGCTCGGCACAATTGGACTGGGCATCGTTTTGGTGAGAAATGTGCTGGAAAGACGCGGTGAGTTTGCCGCAATGCGTGCGTTTGGCTTCCGGCAAAAGTTGCTCAGAAAAATGCTCGTTACAGAAATTTTAATGCAAGTTATTTGCGGAATGATCATCGGTGTTTTGGCCGCGTTGGTGGCAATAATTCCACAATTATTGGCGCGGTTTGATCAGGTGCCTTGGCTGAATTTGGGATTCACTTTAATTTCAATTATGATTATTGCGGCTATTGTTTCTATTGTTGCTGCGATACGCGCTTTAAAAATTCCGCTACTGCCGGCGCTTCGGTCGGAGTTGTAA
- a CDS encoding DUF4388 domain-containing protein: protein MPAPTVYLVNSDTYFLEQMQRRLLPNGIHVEEQELEDLPKLFEPRFQEDCVILNVDMSNVHQLIYHKIFDLLHQKPHPEMYALVYDESLIKVINNHAGDEIKTYGANILLERLVLNLLTNLTNLRYQEGDVDYQLVMHGHLSELALPKLIEYLQKSSFTGRVSIEVTADQEGLLQFHNGKLRKIVHQDFAEQQALHFLALNGMQYRVEQELVNNRALTAHLANSRNSAAISLNDLLTDVFYFMHEEFERIIRPEAIQRVVEDTFLMFGNWEKDGLYFLYNPEWQEKLQIVGEIQSYQVSNILEMYETIFSDLSGKTNLNSFDEFINSLNEIKPYMMQMRQLQPLLADTEINML from the coding sequence ATGCCGGCACCAACTGTGTACCTGGTAAATTCGGATACATATTTTCTCGAGCAAATGCAACGCCGATTGCTTCCCAACGGTATTCACGTTGAAGAGCAGGAATTGGAAGATTTACCAAAGCTGTTTGAACCACGGTTTCAGGAAGATTGCGTTATTCTGAATGTTGATATGAGTAACGTTCATCAACTCATCTATCACAAAATTTTTGACCTGCTGCACCAAAAACCCCATCCCGAAATGTATGCACTTGTTTACGACGAAAGCTTGATAAAAGTGATCAACAATCATGCAGGTGATGAAATAAAGACGTATGGCGCAAATATTTTGCTTGAACGATTGGTGCTTAACCTGCTCACAAACCTGACCAATTTGCGTTATCAGGAAGGAGATGTGGATTACCAATTGGTGATGCACGGTCATTTGTCTGAACTTGCGTTGCCGAAATTAATTGAATATTTGCAAAAAAGTAGTTTCACCGGTCGGGTTTCCATCGAAGTAACCGCGGATCAGGAAGGATTGCTCCAGTTTCACAATGGTAAACTCCGGAAAATTGTGCACCAGGATTTTGCCGAACAGCAAGCACTCCATTTTTTGGCGCTGAACGGCATGCAATATCGAGTAGAACAGGAGTTGGTGAACAACCGAGCATTAACGGCACATCTCGCTAATTCTCGAAATAGTGCAGCAATTTCGCTAAACGACTTGTTGACGGATGTCTTTTATTTTATGCATGAAGAATTTGAGCGCATTATCCGACCAGAAGCCATTCAACGTGTGGTTGAAGATACTTTCCTGATGTTCGGAAATTGGGAAAAAGACGGTTTGTATTTTCTGTACAATCCGGAGTGGCAGGAAAAATTACAAATTGTCGGTGAAATTCAGTCCTATCAGGTCAGCAATATTCTGGAAATGTATGAAACGATTTTCAGTGACTTATCCGGCAAAACCAACCTCAACAGCTTCGATGAATTTATT